The Triticum aestivum cultivar Chinese Spring chromosome 7B, IWGSC CS RefSeq v2.1, whole genome shotgun sequence genome window below encodes:
- the LOC123157560 gene encoding ABC transporter C family member 10-like — protein MGDGISENIIRNQGFVGMALSYGLTLNTSFVSCIQNQCNLANKIISVERVSQYMDIQSEAAEVVEENRPLPDWPQDGNLELIDLKIRYRNDAPLVLHGITCKFAGGDKIGIVGRTGCGKTTLIGALFRLVEPAEGKIVIDSVDISTIGLHDLRSRLGIIPQDPTLFKGTVRYNLDPLGQFSDQQIWEVLDKCQLLEVVQEKEQGLDSYGRELNFILWHWNYLIHSTDQDLVIIVLEDGSNWSMGQRQLFCLGRALLRRCRILVLDEATASIDNATDVVLQKTIRTEFKYCTVITVAHRIPTVMDCDMVLAMSDGKVVEFDKPTKLMETEGSLFRELVKEYWSTSNGTV, from the exons ATGGGTGATGGAATAAGCGAGAACATCATCAGGAACCAAG GTTTTGTTGGAATGGCATTGTCCTATGGTCTTACGCTAAATACGTCATTTGTTTCATGTATTCAAAACCAATGCAACCTTGCGAATAAAATAATCTCAGTGGAACGGGTGAGCCAGTACATGGACATACAAAGTGAAGCAGCAGAAGTTGTTGAAGAAAATCGACCGTTGCCAGATTGGCCCCAAGATGGCAATTTAGAGCTTATAGATTTGAAG ATCAGGTATAGGAATGATGCTCCACTTGTGCTACATGGAATCACTTGCAAGTTTGCAGGCGGAGATAAGATTGGTATAGTCGGTCGAACAGGATGTGGCAAGACAACGTTAATTGGCGCATTGTTTCGTCTTGTTGAACCTGCCGAAGGGAAAATAGTTATAGACTCTGTGGACATCAGTACAATAGGCTTGCATGACTTGCGTTCACGTTTGGGTATCATTCCACAAGATCCCACACTTTTTAAGGGTACAGTAAGATACAATCTAGATCCTCTTGGGCAATTTTCAGATCAGCAAATATGGGAG GTTCTTGATAAATGTCAACTTCTTGAAGTTGTCCAGGAGAAGGAACAGGGATTGGATTCATATGGTAGGGAACTTAACTTCATCT TATGGCATTGGAACTACCTCATTCATAGTACTGATCAGGATCTTGTCATAATAGTTTTGGAAGACGGGTCGAACTGGAGCATGGGCCAAAGGCAGCTCTTCTGTCTGGGACGCGCGCTTTTGAGAAGATGTCGCATCTTAGTTCTTGATGAAGCTACGGCCTCTATAGACAATGCAACAGATGTTGTTCTTCAGAAAACGATCCGGACAGAATTCAAATATTGCACTGTTATTACAGTGGCCCACCGTATACCAACAGTTATGGACTGCGATATGGTACTTGCAATGAGCGACG GGAAAGTAGTGGAGTTTGACAAACCTACAAAGCTCATGGAAACTGAAGGATCTCTCTTTCGTGAGCTGGTCAAGGAGTATTGGTCCACATCGAACGGAACTGTTTAG
- the LOC123157562 gene encoding ABC transporter C family member 10, whose amino-acid sequence MGSFTNGGAADSASPVTPFTKAGFFSKISFWWLNPLLKVGYKKPLEDKDIPLLGATDRAHNQYMMFMEKLNGKKQSPPHDPPSFLWTIVSSHKRAILVSGFFALLKVLTLSTGPIILKAFINVSLGKGTFKHEGYVLAALLFVCKCCESLSQRQWYFRTRRLGLQVRSLLSAAIYKKQQKLSNAAKMKHSSGEIMNYVTVDAYRIGEFPYWFHQSWTSSVQLCIALAILYNAVGAAMISSLVVIIITVLCSVPLARLQHKFQSKLMEAQDVRLKAMSESLVHMKILKLYAWEAHFKKVIEGLREVEYKWLSAFQLRRTYNGCLFWSSPVLVSAATFVTCYLLKTPLDVSNVFTFVATLRLVQDPVILMPDVIAVVIQAKVAFTRISKFLDAPELNGQVRKKYYSGIDYPIVMKSCSFSWEENTSKPTLKNINLVAKAGEKIAICGEVGSGKSTLLAAVLGEVPRTEGMNAWIQTGTVQDNILFGSLMDGERYHNTVARCSLVKDLEMLPYGDCTQIGERGVNLSGGQKQRVQLARALYQNADIYLLDDPFSAVDAHTATSLFNEYVMGALSDKTVLLVTHQVDFLPVFDSILLISDGVVIQSAPYQDLLADCDEFKDLVNAHKNTIGVSDLNSSISPQGSKEVSIKETDGIHTESVKPSLADQLIKKEERGTGDAGVKPYMLYLHQNKGFLYLSFCIISHMIFIAGQISQNAWMAANVQNPHVTTLKLISVYIIIGVCSMFFLLSRSLSVVVLGIQTSRSLFSQLLDSLFRAPMSFFDSTPLGRVLSRVSSDLSIVDLDVPFAFLFSLGSSINAYSNLVVLAVVTWQVLFVSIPMIVLATRLQVIGMKLFLWLNPMFLYSKPHTYDYLNSFIK is encoded by the exons ATGGGTTCCTTCACAA ATGGTGGGGCAGCTGATTCTGCAAGTCCTGTGACCCCCTTCACTAAAGCTGGGTTCTTCAGCAAGATCTCATTTTGGTGGTTGAATCCTCTACTGAAGGTGGGCTACAAGAAACCCCTTGAGGACAAAGACATACCACTTCTAGGCGCCACAGATCGAGCACACAACCAGTACATGATGTTCATGGAGAAGCTGAATGGCAAGAAGCAGTCGCCGCCACATGACCCACCATCATTCTTATGGACTATTGTTTCTTCTCACAAGCGTGCCATCTTGGTCTCCGGTTTCTTTGCTTTGCTCAAGGTTCTCACCTTGTCTACAGGCCCAATAATTCTCAAGGCATTCATCAATGTCTCACTTGGGAAAGGGACCTTTAAACACGAAGGCTATGTGCTCGCTGCGTTACTGTTCGTCTGCAAATGCTGTGAATCATTGTCACAGAGACAGTGGTATTTCCGCACTCGGAGATTAGGACTGCAGGTGAGGTCACTCCTATCAGCAGCTATTTATAAGAAACAACAAAAGCTATCGAATGCAGCAAAAATGAAGCACTCTTCTGGAGAAATTATGAACTATGTGACCGTCGACGCGTATCGGATTGGGGAATTCCCATACTGGTTCCATCAATCATGGACATCTAGTGTTCAACTCTGCATTGCTCTGGCAATTCTATACAATGCGGTTGGTGCTGCAATGATTTCATCTTTAGTTGTCATTATTATCACTGTACTGTGCAGCGTTCCATTGGCCAGACTGCAACACAAATTTCAGAGTAAACTTATGGAAGCACAAGATGTGAGATTGAAGGCCATGTCTGAGTCATTAGTTCATATGAAGATCTTGAAACTTTATGCATGGGAAGCTCACTTCAAGAAGGTCATCGAGGGATTGAGGGAGGTTGAGTACAAGTGGTTGTCTGCATTCCAGCTTAGGAGGACCTACAACGGTTGCCTGTTCTGGTCGTCTCCTGTTTTGGTGTCAGCGGCGACCTTTGTAACATGCTATCTTTTGAAAACCCCTCTTGATGTTAGCAATGTTTTCACCTTTGTGGCTACTCTACGTCTTGTGCAAGACCCTGTTATATTGATGCCGGATGTTATTGCTGTTGTGATACAAGCTAAGGTTGCTTTCACTCGGATATCAAAGTTCCTTGATGCACCTGAGCTAAACGGACAAGTTAGGAAGAAATACTATAGTGGCATTGATTATCCTATAGTGATGAAATCGTGTAGCTTCTCGTGGGAAGAGAATACATCAAAACCAACTCTAAAGAATATAAATCTGGTAGCCAAAGCTGGAGAAAAAATAGCAATATGTGGAGAGGTAGGTTCAGGTAAGTCGACGCTTTTGGCTGCTGTACTCGGAGAGGTCCCCAGAACTGAAGGCATG AATGCATGGATCCAAACAGGAACCGTGCAAGACAATATTCTCTTTGGATCGCTGATGGACGGGGAAAGATACCACAACACAGTCGCGAGGTGCTCGTTGGTCAAGGACCTTGAAATGTTGCCATATGGAGATTGCACACAAATTGGGGAGAGAGGAGTAAATCTTAGTGGCGGTCAGAAGCAGCGCGTTCAGCTTGCTCGTGCACTATACCAAAATGCAGACATCTATCTTCTTGATGATCCTTTCAGTGCTGTTGATGCTCATACAGCCACAAGTCTCTTTAAT GAATATGTCATGGGTGCTCTATCAGACAAGACTGTTCTTTTGGTGACACACCAAGTGGATTTTCTACCTGTATTTGACTCCATTTTG TTAATATCAGACGGAGTGGTCATTCAGTCTGCACCTTATCAAGATCTATTGGCAGATTGTGACGAATTTAAAGACCTTGTAAATGCCCATAAAAATACTATTGGTGTTTCAGATCTTAATAGCAGTATATCCCCTCAAGGATCTAAGGAAGTATCAATAAAGGAGACGGATGGTATTCATACAGAGTCTGTGAAGCCATCGCTGGCGGATCAACTGATAAAGAAAGAGGAAAGAGGAACAGGGGATGCAGGTGTTAAGCCTTATATGCTTTACTTGCACCAGAACAAAGGATTCCTGTATTTATCTTTTTGTATCATTTCTCACATGATTTTCATTGCTGGACAAATATCACAAAATGCATGGATGGCTGCTAATGTCCAAAATCCTCATGTTACTACACTGAAGTTAATTTCTGTGTACATCATTATCGGAGTTTGCTCGATGTTTTTCTTGCTAtcaagatctttatcagtcgttgTTCTTGGGATTCAGACATCAAGATCCTTATTTTCCCAGTTACTCGATTCATTGTTCCGTGCACCTATGTCCTTTTTTGATTCTACTCCTCTAGGACGGGTTCTTAGCCGG GTCTCTTCTGATTTGAGTATCGTTGACCTCGATGTTCCATTTGCCTTCCTGTTTAGCCTTGGTTCCAGCATAAATGCATATAGCAATTTAGTGGTATTGGCTGTTGTTACATGGCAAGTTCTGTTTGTGTCCATTCCAATGATAGTTTTAGCAACTAGGTTGCAGGTAATTGGTATGAAGTTGTTTCTGTGGTTAAACCCTATGTTTCTTTATTCTAAGCCTCATACCTATGATTATTTGAATTCATTCATCAAGTGA